From Candidatus Dormiibacterota bacterium, a single genomic window includes:
- the rpsG gene encoding 30S ribosomal protein S7, with translation MPRKGPAPKRQILPDPRYNSRILARFINKVMLCGKKSTAERITYGALAIVAEKTGRDPYEVFQQALSNAMPLVEVRPRRVGGATYQVPMEVRPDRRPAMAMRWLIGYARARNGRSMEEKLASELLDAANNMGATIKKRDDTHKMAEANKAFAHYRW, from the coding sequence GTGCCGCGTAAGGGTCCCGCTCCCAAGCGTCAGATTCTCCCCGATCCGCGATATAATTCGCGGATTCTGGCGCGTTTTATCAATAAGGTAATGCTGTGCGGCAAGAAGTCGACCGCAGAGCGCATTACCTATGGTGCGCTCGCGATCGTCGCCGAGAAAACCGGCCGCGACCCGTACGAGGTCTTCCAGCAGGCGCTCTCCAACGCGATGCCGCTGGTCGAGGTCCGTCCGCGCCGCGTCGGCGGCGCCACCTATCAAGTGCCTATGGAAGTGCGGCCGGACCGCCGGCCCGCGATGGCGATGCGCTGGTTGATCGGCTACGCGCGTGCCCGCAACGGCCGTTCGATGGAAGAGAAGCTCGCAAGCGAGCTGCTCGACGCTGCCAACAACATGGGCGCGACCATCAAGAAGCGTGACGACACGCACAAGATGGCCGAAGCCAACAAAGCCTTCGCGCACTACCGCTGGTAG
- the fusA gene encoding elongation factor G — MATRDFPLERTRNIGIAAHIDAGKTTCTERILFYTGRVHKLGEVHDGAATMDWMVQEQERGITITSAATACVWRDTRVNIIDTPGHVDFTVEVERSLRVLDGLVAIFDSVAAVQPQSETVWRQANKYRVPRIVFVNKMDRMGADFFNVVAKIRERLGARAVPVQVPIGAEDAFTGVVDLFTMKKIVYSDDLGTMTAETDVEPGELRDIAETCRRELVEAIAEQDDELLEMFFEGKELPVDRMKAALRRATIEGTVLPMLCGAAFKNKGVQPLLDAIVEYLPSPLDARPIVGTNPRTGADVARKPDDSDPFAALAFKIATDPYGNLTYFRVYSGSLNKGSYVLNSRTGRKERIGRILRMHANHREDIDSIGAGDIAAAVGLSDTRTGDTLCDEKAPIALESITFPEPVISQAIEPKSKADQDKLGTALARLAQEDPTFRMRTDEETQQTIISGMGELHLEIILDRLRREFKVEANVGKPQVAYKEAITKRVERRGKFIRQTGGKGQYGDVTLVVEPLQPPDKGFVFEWKIVGGSIPKEYQKAVQEGIAEAAQSGVLAGYPVLDFKASAIDGSYHEVDSSEIAYKIAASMAFKEANRAAGPVLLEPIMKVEVTTPKDFMGNITGDLNRRRGIIQTTEDAPGGAQVITAHVPLSEMFGYATDMRSATQGRATYTMEFSHYEQAPKSVTEEIIAKSGQHKSSSAA, encoded by the coding sequence ATGGCTACACGGGATTTCCCGCTCGAGCGCACGCGCAACATCGGCATCGCCGCACATATCGATGCCGGCAAGACGACGTGCACCGAGCGCATTCTCTTCTATACGGGGCGCGTCCACAAGCTGGGCGAGGTACACGACGGTGCCGCCACGATGGACTGGATGGTCCAAGAGCAAGAGCGGGGCATCACGATCACATCGGCGGCGACCGCGTGCGTCTGGCGCGATACGCGCGTCAATATCATCGACACGCCGGGACACGTGGATTTCACGGTCGAGGTGGAGCGCTCGCTGCGCGTCCTCGACGGCTTGGTCGCGATCTTCGACTCCGTTGCCGCCGTGCAGCCACAGTCCGAAACCGTTTGGCGGCAGGCGAACAAGTATCGCGTTCCGCGCATCGTCTTCGTGAACAAGATGGATCGCATGGGCGCCGATTTCTTCAACGTCGTTGCGAAGATTCGCGAGCGCCTCGGCGCGCGTGCCGTTCCGGTGCAAGTGCCGATCGGCGCAGAGGACGCGTTCACGGGCGTCGTGGACCTCTTCACGATGAAGAAGATCGTTTATTCGGACGACCTCGGTACCATGACCGCGGAAACCGACGTCGAGCCCGGGGAGCTGCGCGACATCGCCGAGACGTGCCGGCGCGAACTGGTCGAGGCGATTGCCGAGCAGGATGACGAGCTGCTCGAGATGTTCTTCGAGGGTAAGGAGCTGCCGGTCGATCGCATGAAGGCGGCTCTGCGCCGCGCGACGATCGAGGGCACGGTCCTTCCCATGCTGTGCGGTGCCGCCTTCAAGAACAAAGGCGTCCAACCGCTGCTCGATGCGATCGTCGAGTACTTGCCCTCGCCGCTCGACGCGCGTCCAATCGTCGGGACGAATCCGAGAACCGGCGCGGACGTCGCGCGCAAGCCCGACGACAGCGATCCCTTCGCGGCGCTCGCGTTCAAGATCGCGACGGATCCGTACGGGAATCTGACGTACTTTCGCGTCTACTCTGGATCGTTGAACAAGGGCAGCTACGTCTTGAACTCGCGCACCGGACGCAAAGAGCGCATCGGGCGCATCTTGCGCATGCACGCGAACCATCGCGAGGACATCGATTCGATCGGTGCAGGCGACATTGCCGCAGCCGTCGGCCTGAGCGACACGCGCACAGGCGACACGCTCTGCGACGAGAAGGCGCCGATCGCGCTCGAGTCGATCACGTTTCCGGAGCCGGTCATCTCGCAGGCGATCGAGCCGAAATCCAAGGCCGACCAAGACAAGCTCGGAACCGCGCTCGCGCGCCTCGCGCAGGAGGATCCGACCTTCCGCATGCGCACGGACGAGGAGACGCAACAGACGATTATCTCCGGGATGGGCGAGCTGCATCTGGAGATCATCCTGGACCGGCTGCGCCGCGAATTCAAGGTCGAAGCGAACGTCGGAAAGCCGCAGGTCGCGTACAAAGAGGCGATCACCAAGCGCGTCGAGCGGCGCGGAAAGTTCATTCGCCAGACCGGCGGCAAGGGACAGTACGGCGACGTCACGCTCGTGGTCGAGCCGTTGCAGCCGCCCGACAAGGGCTTCGTTTTCGAGTGGAAAATCGTCGGCGGCTCGATTCCCAAGGAGTACCAGAAGGCCGTGCAGGAAGGCATCGCCGAGGCCGCGCAGAGCGGAGTGCTCGCCGGCTATCCGGTGCTCGATTTCAAGGCGTCGGCGATCGACGGGTCGTACCACGAGGTCGACTCCTCTGAGATTGCCTACAAGATTGCGGCGTCCATGGCGTTCAAGGAGGCCAATCGCGCCGCGGGGCCGGTACTGCTCGAGCCGATCATGAAGGTCGAAGTGACGACGCCAAAGGATTTCATGGGCAATATCACGGGCGATCTCAACCGCCGTCGTGGGATAATCCAAACGACGGAGGACGCCCCGGGAGGGGCCCAAGTGATTACGGCGCACGTTCCGCTTTCGGAGATGTTCGGCTACGCAACCGACATGCGCTCGGCGACGCAAGGCAGGGCGACGTACACGATGGAGTTTTCGCACTACGAGCAGGCACCGAAGTCCGTGACCGAGGAGATCATCGCGAAGTCCGGGCAGCACAAGAGCAGCTCAGCAGCATAA
- a CDS encoding aldo/keto reductase codes for MQYRQLGAAGPTVSALGLGCMGMSEFYGPGDEAESVSTIQRAVDLGVTLLDTADMYGNGKNERLVGKAIRSMRDRVVVATKFGIVRAADRPGERRISGRPEYVRSACEASLERLGVDYIDLYYQHRVDTSVPIEETVGTMAELVSAGKVRFLGLSEASAQNVRRAYAVHPIAAVQNEWSLWSRDLETNGQLAAARELGIGVVAYSPLGRGFLTGAISSPSDFADDDFRAHSPRFQGENFAKNLALVREVQRIAQHLGCTPSQLALAWLLAQGEDIVPIPGTKRVKYLEENLGALDVVLSVADREALEAVFPPDAASGARYADMSFVNR; via the coding sequence ATGCAGTACCGACAGCTAGGCGCCGCCGGGCCGACCGTCTCAGCGCTCGGACTGGGCTGCATGGGAATGTCGGAGTTCTATGGGCCGGGAGACGAAGCCGAATCGGTGAGCACGATTCAACGCGCGGTGGACCTCGGCGTCACGCTGCTCGATACGGCCGACATGTACGGCAACGGCAAGAACGAACGCCTCGTCGGCAAAGCTATTCGATCGATGCGCGATCGCGTCGTGGTGGCGACGAAGTTCGGCATCGTTCGGGCTGCCGACCGTCCGGGGGAGCGCCGGATCAGCGGTAGGCCGGAGTACGTGCGCTCGGCCTGCGAAGCGTCGCTGGAGCGTCTGGGCGTCGACTACATCGATCTCTACTACCAGCATCGCGTCGACACCAGCGTCCCAATCGAAGAGACCGTCGGGACCATGGCGGAGCTGGTCTCCGCGGGCAAAGTGCGCTTTCTCGGGCTTTCGGAGGCGAGTGCGCAGAACGTGCGACGCGCGTACGCCGTACATCCTATCGCCGCCGTGCAGAACGAATGGTCGTTGTGGTCGCGCGATCTCGAGACGAACGGCCAGTTAGCGGCCGCACGTGAGCTCGGAATCGGTGTCGTCGCGTACAGCCCGCTCGGACGCGGATTCCTCACCGGGGCCATTTCCAGTCCGAGTGACTTCGCAGATGACGATTTCCGCGCACATTCGCCGCGCTTCCAGGGAGAGAACTTCGCCAAGAATCTGGCGCTCGTGCGCGAGGTGCAACGAATCGCACAACACCTCGGATGCACGCCATCACAGCTGGCACTCGCGTGGCTGCTCGCGCAAGGCGAGGACATCGTTCCGATTCCGGGCACTAAGCGCGTGAAATATCTCGAAGAGAACCTCGGCGCACTCGACGTGGTATTGAGCGTTGCCGACCGTGAAGCACTCGAAGCCGTGTTCCCACCCGACGCCGCCAGCGGCGCGCGATACGCCGACATGAGCTTCGTGAACCGATAA
- a CDS encoding acyl-CoA dehydrogenase family protein, producing the protein MPPPDPLDFLAIDALLSDDERLIRAEVAKFVADRVLPYVAEWFEAGIFPRELAKELGTLGVLGMHLRGYDCAGASAVAYGLACLELEAGDTGVRSFVSVQGSLAMHAIARWGSEAQRVRWLAPMARGEVIGCFGLTEPDFGSNPAGMRTFARRDGGDWILRGTKMWISNGSIADVAIVWARSDDGIRGFLVPTDTMGFSARDVARKLSLRASVTSELVLDDCRLPEEAVLPEAVGMRAPLTTLDEARYGIIWGAMGAARACYATALEYAKTRIQFDRPIGGFQLIQERLVEMLIELEKGTLLALHLGRMKDAGRLLSPHVSFGKLNNVRAALQIARCARGVLGANGVTLEYPVIRHMNNLESVYTYEGTNEIHTLVLGEAITGLSAFT; encoded by the coding sequence GTGCCGCCGCCCGATCCGCTTGATTTCCTGGCGATCGACGCGCTGTTGTCTGACGACGAGCGTCTCATACGTGCAGAGGTTGCAAAGTTCGTCGCGGATCGCGTGTTGCCGTACGTTGCGGAATGGTTCGAAGCCGGGATCTTTCCACGCGAGCTGGCCAAAGAGCTCGGCACGCTCGGCGTTTTGGGCATGCATCTGCGCGGTTACGATTGCGCGGGCGCAAGCGCCGTCGCCTATGGACTAGCATGCCTCGAACTGGAAGCCGGCGACACCGGAGTCCGCAGCTTCGTCTCCGTGCAAGGCTCCCTTGCGATGCACGCAATCGCGCGCTGGGGAAGCGAGGCGCAGCGTGTCCGCTGGCTCGCACCGATGGCGCGCGGCGAGGTCATCGGCTGCTTCGGCTTGACGGAACCGGATTTTGGGAGCAACCCCGCGGGAATGCGGACTTTCGCGCGGCGCGACGGCGGCGACTGGATCCTGCGGGGAACGAAGATGTGGATCAGCAACGGCTCCATCGCGGACGTTGCGATCGTTTGGGCGCGCAGCGACGACGGAATCCGCGGGTTCCTCGTTCCGACGGATACCATGGGCTTTTCGGCTCGGGACGTCGCGCGCAAGCTTTCGCTGCGCGCGAGCGTCACGAGCGAACTCGTATTGGACGATTGCCGGCTGCCTGAGGAAGCGGTGCTGCCGGAGGCAGTCGGCATGCGAGCGCCTCTGACGACGCTAGACGAGGCCCGCTACGGCATCATCTGGGGAGCGATGGGTGCCGCGCGTGCCTGCTACGCGACTGCGCTCGAGTACGCCAAGACACGCATCCAGTTCGATCGTCCGATCGGCGGCTTCCAACTGATTCAAGAGCGCTTGGTCGAGATGCTGATCGAGCTCGAAAAAGGAACGCTGCTTGCCTTGCATCTCGGCCGAATGAAGGACGCGGGCAGGCTCCTATCTCCTCACGTCAGCTTCGGCAAGCTCAACAACGTGCGCGCCGCGCTGCAGATCGCGCGCTGCGCCCGCGGCGTACTCGGCGCTAACGGCGTCACGCTCGAGTATCCGGTGATCCGGCACATGAACAACTTGGAGTCCGTGTATACCTACGAGGGCACGAACGAGATTCACACGCTCGTCTTGGGTGAAGCGATAACGGGCCTCTCCGCGTTCACCTAG
- the tuf gene encoding elongation factor Tu, which produces MAKAKFERTKPHVNIGTTGHIDHGKTTLTAAITHCLATEGLATARGVDEIDNAPEEKERGITIAISHQEYETAKRHYAHVDCPGHADYIKNMITGAAQMDGAILVVAATDGPMPQTREHILLMRQVGVPRIVVFLNKVDLVDDEELLELVELEVRELLSKYQFPGDETPIVRGSALKALNSSGKRGDPDAEPIFTLMDTVDSYIPEPQREIDKPFLMPVEDVFTITGRGTVGTGRVERGQVKVGEEVEIVGLKEETKKTVVTGIEMFRKLLDFGIAGDNIGVLLRGIDRNEIERGQVLAKPGSVKPHKKFTAEVYVLSKEEGGRHTPFFANYRPQFYFRTTDVTGTIKLPEGVEMVMPGDNVQMAVELITPIACEEGLRFAIREGGRTVGAGVVTKVQD; this is translated from the coding sequence ATGGCGAAGGCAAAGTTCGAACGGACGAAACCGCACGTCAACATCGGCACCACGGGTCACATCGATCACGGCAAAACCACGTTGACGGCGGCGATCACGCACTGCCTTGCGACCGAAGGGCTCGCTACCGCGCGCGGCGTCGACGAGATCGACAACGCGCCGGAAGAAAAAGAGCGCGGCATTACGATTGCGATCTCGCATCAAGAGTACGAGACCGCGAAGCGTCACTACGCGCACGTAGACTGCCCCGGCCATGCCGACTACATCAAGAACATGATTACGGGCGCTGCGCAAATGGATGGAGCGATCCTCGTGGTCGCCGCCACCGACGGTCCGATGCCCCAGACGCGCGAGCACATTTTGCTCATGCGCCAAGTCGGCGTGCCGCGCATCGTCGTGTTCTTGAACAAAGTCGATCTCGTCGACGATGAGGAGCTGCTCGAGCTCGTCGAGCTGGAAGTGCGCGAGCTGCTGAGCAAGTACCAGTTCCCCGGCGACGAGACGCCGATCGTTCGCGGCTCGGCGCTCAAGGCGCTCAACTCGAGCGGCAAGCGCGGCGATCCGGACGCCGAACCGATCTTCACGCTGATGGACACGGTCGATTCGTACATTCCCGAGCCGCAACGTGAGATCGACAAGCCGTTCCTCATGCCGGTGGAAGACGTCTTCACGATCACCGGGCGCGGCACCGTCGGAACGGGACGCGTCGAACGCGGCCAGGTGAAGGTCGGCGAAGAAGTCGAGATCGTGGGCCTCAAGGAGGAGACGAAGAAGACCGTCGTCACCGGCATCGAAATGTTTCGCAAGCTGCTCGACTTCGGCATCGCCGGCGACAATATCGGCGTTCTCCTGCGCGGCATCGATCGCAACGAAATCGAGCGCGGCCAGGTGCTCGCGAAGCCGGGCTCCGTCAAACCGCACAAGAAGTTCACGGCCGAGGTCTACGTACTCTCGAAGGAAGAGGGCGGGCGGCACACGCCGTTTTTTGCGAACTATCGCCCGCAGTTCTATTTCCGCACGACCGACGTGACCGGAACCATCAAGCTGCCCGAAGGGGTCGAGATGGTCATGCCGGGCGACAACGTGCAGATGGCCGTCGAGCTCATCACGCCGATCGCGTGCGAAGAAGGTCTGCGGTTTGCTATTCGCGAGGGTGGCCGCACCGTCGGCGCCGGCGTGGTGACGAAGGTTCAGGATTAA
- the rplC gene encoding 50S ribosomal protein L3 yields the protein MKSILGRKVGMTSYFTEDGRFVPVTVIEAGPCTVLERRTKERNGYEAVALGFGAIKRRRLTKALAGHYKKQGVEPARVVHEFREDIEGLEVGQTVTVSAFEPGDRVDVVGVSKGHGFAGAIKRHNFSGGGASHGSMIHRQPASNGDTNAGRTTRGSRRPGHFGVDQTTHQNLEVVRADAERNVLLVRGPVPGAKNGFVVVRLSVKTKAGAKA from the coding sequence ATGAAGAGCATCCTTGGCCGCAAGGTGGGGATGACCAGCTACTTCACCGAGGACGGAAGGTTCGTTCCGGTGACGGTGATCGAGGCTGGTCCCTGCACGGTCCTGGAACGGAGAACGAAGGAGCGGAACGGCTATGAGGCCGTTGCCCTTGGATTCGGCGCGATCAAACGTCGCCGCCTCACCAAAGCGCTCGCAGGCCATTATAAGAAGCAGGGCGTCGAGCCGGCGCGGGTCGTCCACGAGTTTCGCGAGGACATCGAGGGTCTCGAGGTCGGTCAAACGGTAACCGTCTCAGCGTTCGAGCCGGGCGATCGCGTAGACGTCGTCGGCGTCTCGAAGGGCCATGGCTTCGCCGGAGCCATCAAGCGCCACAACTTCAGCGGCGGCGGTGCCAGTCACGGATCGATGATTCATCGCCAGCCCGCCTCGAACGGCGATACGAACGCGGGACGCACGACGCGCGGCAGCCGTCGCCCCGGGCACTTCGGCGTCGACCAAACGACGCATCAGAATCTCGAGGTCGTGCGTGCCGATGCCGAACGCAACGTGCTGCTCGTACGTGGACCGGTTCCCGGTGCGAAGAACGGGTTCGTCGTCGTGCGCCTGAGCGTCAAGACCAAGGCCGGAGCGAAGGCGTAA
- the rpsJ gene encoding 30S ribosomal protein S10: protein MAKQKIRIRLKAYDHRVLDQSAERIVETAKRTGAFVSGPVPLPTEINRFCVQRSTNNDKKSREHFEMRTHKRLIDILQASPKTMDALMHLDLPAGVDIELKA, encoded by the coding sequence ATGGCCAAGCAAAAAATCCGAATCCGGCTCAAGGCGTACGACCATCGCGTGCTCGATCAGTCGGCCGAGCGCATCGTCGAAACGGCGAAGCGCACGGGCGCGTTCGTGAGCGGCCCCGTGCCGCTGCCGACGGAAATCAACCGTTTCTGCGTTCAGCGGTCCACGAACAACGACAAGAAGTCGCGCGAGCACTTTGAAATGCGCACGCACAAGCGCTTGATCGACATCCTGCAAGCCTCGCCCAAGACGATGGACGCGCTGATGCACTTGGATTTGCCGGCTGGCGTGGATATCGAGCTAAAGGCCTAA